Proteins found in one Takifugu rubripes chromosome 15, fTakRub1.2, whole genome shotgun sequence genomic segment:
- the slc35f2 gene encoding solute carrier family 35 member F2, whose product MMSYGFNVDIKLVTNWRMFHTPHDQMQKHRAMEGHETSRFCGKSRLFCNGLRKFLTWDLLKTILMGQVLSLLICGTAVSSQYLANAAVETPMLQSFLNYVLLLLIYTTVLSTRKDDQNIIQILRTKWWKYLIMGVADVEANYTVVKAYQFTSLTSIQLLDCFVIPALMVLSWFFLKTRYRPVHFVAVLVCLLGVGTMVGADVLAGRDQGSTHDVILGDGLVLISAVLYAISNVCQEHTVKNQSRVEFLGMMGLFGTLISGIQLAAVEARAVAAVQWDLRIIFLFAVYVFSMVALYSFMPSVVKATSATAVNLSLLTADLFSLFCGIFLFQYKFSTLYILSFLVIMVGFVMFNAVPTNSTSGPTEVQYATAGSADDPTESSSDVLLPADGTEL is encoded by the exons ATGATGAGCTATGGATTTAATGTGGACATTAAACTTGTCACAAATTGGAGAATGTTTCACACACCTCATGACCAAATGCAGAAAC ACAGAGCCATGGAAGGTCATGAAACCTCAAGGTTCTGTGGGAAATCAAGGCTCTTCTGTAACGGCTTAAGAAAATTCCTAACATG GGATCTTCTGAAGACCATTCTGATGGGTCAGGTCCTGTCGCTGCTCATCTGTGGGACGGCAGTCAGCTCTCAGTACCTGGCCAATGCTGCCGTGGAGACGCCGATGCTGCAGAGTTTCCTGAActatgtgctgctgctgctcatttacACGACCGTGCTTAGCACCCGCAAAG ACGACCAGAACATCATTCAGATCTTAAGAACCAAGTGGTGGAAATATTTGATCATGGGTGTGGCCGATGTGGAGGCAAACTACACAGTTGTGAAGGCGTACCAGTTCACCAGCCTCACCAGTATCCAA CTGCTTGACTGTTTTGTGATCCCGGCTCTGATGGTGCTGTCCTGGTTCTTCCTGAAGACCCGCTACAGGCCGGTCCATTTTGTAGCcgtgttggtgtgtttgctgGGGGTGGGCACCATGGTAGGGGCGGATGTCCTGGCAGGAAGAGACCAGGGATCCA CCCATGACGTAATCCTGGGCGACGGCTTGGTCCTGATCAGTGCCGTACTCTACGCCATCTCCAACGTGTGCCAGGAGCACACGGTGAAGAACCAGAGCCGGGTGGAGTTCCTGGGCATGATGGGATTGTTTGGGACTCTCATCAGTGGCATCCAGCT agctgctgttgaagcTCGGGCTGTAGCTGCAGTTCAGTGGGACCTTCGCATCA TCTTTCTGTTTGCCGTCTACGTCTTCAGCATGGTGGCGCTGTACAGCTTCATGCCCAGCGTGGTGAAGGCGACCAGCGCCACCGCCGTTAACCTGTCGCTGCTCACCGCCGACCTCTTCAGCCTTTTCTGCGgcatcttcctcttccagtACAAG tTCTCCACTCTTTACATCCTGTCGTTCCTTGTCATCATGGTTGGCTTCGTCATGTTCAACGCCGTTCCCACAAACTCCACTTCGGGTCCGACCGAGGTACAATACGCCACCGCCGGTTCTGCCGACGACCCCACAGAAAGTTCCTCAGACGTTCTTCTGCCAGCGGATGGAACGGAGCTGTGA
- the elmod1 gene encoding ELMO domain-containing protein 1, producing the protein MKHFLRVVTQFFVFLYCKCLWRSLKFVIRKFTGRCELQRICYNNKHGARRTLKIESSLRYSKTKLLQSALSVPPDKVEKTVEDIMTLKKINPDTNPQLGISLQGSLLQIAGYRNLVAEVEKFRREAYDCENVKHEEMLMKLWKELRPDTPLTARISKQWCEIGFQGNDPKTDFRGMGLLGLLNLLYFAEHDKATALQMLNDSLQPKRKTTLTRSSDVINDEQKNLDKTIGFSFAIVGINITDLAYSLLVGGALKTHLYNVAPEMASLQHFQQTFCYLMQEFHGFWIEEDPSDIMEFNRVRSKFHRKILRQLKNLDMALCPHFTASDLHMVNV; encoded by the exons ATGAAGCACTTTCTCAG AGTGGTGACCCAGTTCTTCGTGTTCCTCTACTGCAAGTGTCTGTGGCGTAGTCTCAAGTTTGTCATCAGGAAGTTCACAGGACGCTGTGAGCTGCAGCGAATCTGCtacaacaacaaacatggagCCCGTAGGACCCTCAAAATAG AATCATCTCTACGGTACTCCAAAACCA AGCTGCTGCAGTCGGCTCTCAGTGTTCCCCCTGACAAGGTGGAGAAAACCGTTGAGGATATTATGACCTTGAAGAAAATTAATCCTGACACCAATCCTCA GTTGGGCATCTCCCTCCAAGGTAGCCTTCTTCAGATCGCCGGCTACAGGAATCTGGTGGCAGAAGTGGAGAAGTTCCGCAGGGAAGCGTACGACTGTGAAAACGTCAAACATGAGGAAATGTTGATGAAG CTATGGAAGGAGCTGCGTCCTGACACGCCTCTCACTGCTCGAATCTCCAAGCAGTGGTGTGAAATCGGTTTCCAAGGCAACGATCCAAAGACAGATTTCAGAGGGATGGGTCTGCTGGGTCTGCTCAACTTGCT GTATTTCGCAGAACACGACAAAGCCACGGCTCTGCAGATGCTCAACGACTCACTGCAACCAAAGCGCAA GACCACACTCACAAGGTCCAG TGATGTTATCAACGACGAACAAAAGAACCTGGACAAGACCATCGG GTTTTCTTTTGCTATTGTTGGCATCAATATAACGGACTTGGCGTACTCTCTGCTGGTGGGCGGAGCCCTGAAGACTCACCTGTACAACGTGGCCCCAGAGATGGCCTCTCTGCAGCACTTCCAGCAGACCTTCT GTTATTTGATGCAGGAATTTCATGGTTTTTGGATCGAGGAGGATCCAAGTGACATCATGGAGTTCAACAGAGTCCGCTCCAAGTTCCACCGCAAGATCCTGCGGCAACTGAAGAACCTGGACATGGCTCTCTGTCCCCACTTCACCGCCTCTGACCTCCACATGGTCAAcgtgtaa